In Acanthopagrus latus isolate v.2019 chromosome 23, fAcaLat1.1, whole genome shotgun sequence, the genomic window AGCCTGAATGACAAAGATATGAGACACCCCttcacaaaaggaaaaaaaaaaatctatggcCTGCCCACTGGAGTTGTTGAAAGTAGTGAgcttttgcatgtgtgtaaagCAGACAGACTGAAAAGGGAGGGCGGGACGGGAGCGAGGAGGGCGTAAAAAGAGGCAGAGGCTGTGTGATCAAATGAGCGGGAGGCTTGCCTGGGGTGTGGACTTAAAAAGAGGGCAGGGTAAAAGTGGGCGGACGGGTAGTTAGtaggcttgtgtttgtgcatttagACTCTGAGTCAGAAATTAGTGTCCTAGAGAGCAGAGGGACGACTTGAAGAGACACATCGCCGTCAAACAGTAAGTCAAAGACTCCTCTATCCTCTctacagctgctgcagaaagaaCTGTCCTGTTTGAATCGTCTGATTTGCtccagtctttgttttgttttgttttgtaactcactatttagaaaaagaaaataaggagaaactgagtaaaggcaggtgtgtgtgtgtgtgtgtgtgtgtgtgtctcccccTCCAACTTCACTATTGAATGATGATTCTTCATAGCTGGACAGGTGAGGCTGGGAGATGTGCTCAGTACCTGCAGCAGTTGTCGCCCTGAAGCGAGAGGATTActttcttcccccctctccaGATTTGAACATCGCCAAACTCAAACTCAGCCTCAGCCGTTTGTTTTCCATCGTGCGTAATGGAAAATATGCCACATCCAGAACAGATTTAAAAACTCCCAGCAGCAACAGATGACACGTCTTGTTTCCAGACAAAATTCTCGGAGATCAAAGTATTCCACCAGTGTGTATCGAATTTAAAAGCATCCAACTGCTGAGCATTTAAGTTGActtgttatttcttttatttgacttttttttttttttctttttccacccAGAAGTTGTTCATTATAGTTTGCTCGTCCGGCAACTCAAGAGCTCGGCTGTGTTTGAGCTCTCAGCCCTTGAGGCAAAAGAATTACACAAATATTCAGAAAGTCAACTTTTTGCTTCATTGTAGCTCTCTGAAGCAGATGGAAGGTGGGAAATATCAGTGGGGATGTGTGTGGAGGGATCACGTGTATCAGCGTGCCCCCGGTgctctgtgtatatgtgtgtggttACGTGCAAGAAGGagaactgagtgtgtgtgtgtgtgtgtgtgtgtgtggacccaGCCCTTGACCACTCCTTCGCTGGAGAAAGAACCAGCACATTCCAAATGTGACTCTTCCTCTGTTCACACCCAATGCAGCTTAAATGGTGCATACAGATAAAGACAGCAGAAAGGAGCGACTGCAGCCTGTATCAGAGATTGGATCTGTTATCAGGGCAGATCCACCTGTATGAGGGGCTGCTGAAGTGGAACGGCTGCAGGTACAGTAAGGAGGCCAAAAGAGCAGCGGATAGAGTTTCGTAATTAGCCTTAAGTACGTTCTCAAAATCAGATCAGGTGAGTGGGGCGTGGACCAGCGACGAGAGGCGATAGCAGGTATTCTCTACAGTTATTTTAAGGAGTGGCAGGTTTGTTAGAAGCACACGACAAGTCTGAACTCATCTGCCTGCCGGAAACTTCCCTCCTTAACGCTCTCTCTGTACCAACAGTGTCTCTTTGCCCAGAGATCAACTGATTTTGTTTCCGTCCACGCAAACGTTCGCCCAACACCTCGATTCTTGATAGGAACACCATCTTGCCCGTCTATTTGCAGGCATTTCTCTGGGAGCGCGTTAGCTGTAACTCAAAGTAATTAGAAGTTGTGAAGCCACGCCCTGAGTGGGTGCCAGGTTttggccttgtgtgtgtgtgtgtgtgtgtgtgtatgcgtgcgtgcgtgtgtgtgttttgtgtctgtcatTTAATGGCTGCCTTTGTGAAACCAGGCAGGAAGCGTGCAGCCTTTGTTTGAGGCCATATTTGATTCTTTCAGCCTATATTAGCTGCtagttattgtgtgtgtgtgtgtgtgtctttttttattaggTCGAGTTAGCCCTCCAGTTATGTTCATGCTGCATAATGAAGAGTGGGAAGTGGAATAACAAGTTTCCTATtgtgcctgtctctgtctctctgtctctccagcacAGTCACCATGCTGATTCTCCTCGCTGCCATCTTTGCCCTTCACATCATTGGCATCATCCTTCTCCTGGTGGCCACCATTGACAATGTAAGTGATTGAATTTTGCTGCGTTCCAGTCACTTTGAATCATTTAATTCCCACATGCTTGTAGAGGATGGCACAATTGTCTCCACCTTAAAGACCCGTTACAAGCCCAAAAGGGATCACTTCCCCAGCGTCAACTCTAACTCCCTGGCTAGCTTGAGTGTTAAAATGCTGGTTCTGAAGAGTTATGTGCATCCCCTCGCATGCTGACGGACAGCAAAGAGTCAGGCCTGATGAGTGATTGGCCTTCATTCCTTCTCTGTCAGTGGTCCACCGTTCCTGTCAGGGccacatgtttgacatttctgggTGTCACGGTGTCGTAACTCAGTGCCACTGAGTGCGTTTCTGTTGTTTATGCATCGCAACTGCAGGCGAGGCGTCAGGCAGACAGTGCACATGTaatacacacatgaaaataGGTGAGATTCCTGCCTGGGTGTCACATACCGTACTGACAGAATGCCACAGGGACAAACGGATGTGCATTGCTCCTTTTGATTGTTGGCCCTTTGCCTGCGGCCTCACACAAACACGTCAGGACACagggtgaacacacacacaaaatatatttaccCACAATCCCGCTCGGAattgattcattaatttttCAGAGCTGACGCAGGAATGTTGTACATCTTCAAGCAACACAAATCGCACATATTCTTGAACAGTTTGTCCGTCTCTCCGTCTTTTCAGGCCTGGTGGATGACTAACAGCATCTCCACTGATGTGTGGGGTCGGTGGATACAGACAAACGGAGTGTGGAACCTCACTGATCTTCCCGAAGGCTCACACTACCCACAGGGTaagacacacacggacacacacacacacacacacacacacacacactgcccgTGCTGCAAAGAAGAAGAGTCGGGAGTATTCACTTCTCAATAAAACCAACCTGTTCCCTCACTGTTTAAACAGTTTCCTGCCACACAACCTACATCCTTTGTGCCGGTTGTGTTCACTATTTATTAAAGTCACTGAAAACCTGGCTTTGATTAACATGAACCCACTGGTTACAAGAGACGTTATTTAGTATTTAGTTGTAATTATGTTGAGGGAAAGcccaacagaacacacacacacacacacacacacacacacacacacacacacacacacaaaaatcccTAAACAATGGTGTGGCATCTGCTTGAGTGGTGAGGAAAATGTGCTGATTTGGAAATTCGATGGGAACCAAACAGCTCACCTACTGACGACAGACTTTGATTCAAATGTTGCTCAATTCTGATTGGTGCACGGAAGACGTCACCTGTTTCAAAATGAGCCCCGCCCCCTCAACACGTGAGATAGACCAGCGGAAATCACGCCTGAGATGAGTGGAACTGCAGTAGAGAAAGAATAATACTTTGAGAGCTTCAGGTGGAATGATATGAAATAAGTGGTATCTCAAACAAGCATGTAGCTGTAACcttagtttaaaatgtttagtcCCAAACGCTGAATGTAAGTCAGTTGGGGACACACAGCGGGTTAGCAGTTATCcaaattattatgtttttcacAGTGCAAATGAAAAGCACCTCAAAATGATGCTGTCATATAGACATACAAGACGTACCATTATGTAGCAAACTGAAAGTAGACTCCTTATGTATAGGGATGGTTATGGTTTTGGTGACACGGTAATTACAAGTTTGGCTCTTCAAAGCATACGAAACGTACAGAAGTTGCCGTTTGTCCTCTCGTGGCAGCATAATTATCGCGTTTTAAAATCCTCGAACATTGAATATGTTCGCACCAGATTCGAAACAAAGTGTCGCCGTAACAGTTGCTGTCTCCTGGGCGTGTCAGGGTGATGTCTGGCACATGCCTCTCCCTGCCCATCACACAAGTGTATCCTCATTGTGTTGCCCTCTCTCTGGCTCCCCCTGCAGACTACCTCCAGGCGGTGCAGGCCAGCTCCGTGCTCGCGTGCATCTTCTCCATCCTGGGCATCTTCGTGTTCTTGGCCCAGCTCTTCACCCTCACCAAAGGACAGAGGTTCACCATCTCCGGCATCTTTCAGCTCCTCGCATGtgagtatttttatttgtttatttatttatttttgattactTTCTATCTCTCTGCATTTCCCTCAATCGTGTCCTCACCGACGTCTCCTTCCTTCCAGGCCTGTGCATCATGATCGCAGCCTCCATCTACACAGACCGCTTCCACATAGATGAGAAAGACGGTTGGTACGGTCACAGCTACATCCTGGCTTGGATCGCCTTCGGTTTCACgttcatctcctccatcacttaCTTTGTGCTACGTAAGAAGACTGCATGAGAGGGACACTAGAGCAAGCTCCGAGCCAGCCTCAAACCTTGTGGCTGGATCTACTCCTTCAGCTGAAATCTGGTTTTAGTCACAGATGTGTTATATTTGCCTGTTTTGGACATCAGATTTGAGCTGCTTGTGTATATTCAGCTACAGATATATCAGACTTGTTGATCCTCACAAATACATGGAGCGTTTGACTGAGTGTGCTGTCAGGGTTTCACAGACTGCGTGGTAAAAAGGCAGACTCAGTCAAGCACAGATGTATTTGAGTATGTTATCAAAGCTGGAGTTTTGGGCTGGATTTCTTGTGGGCATCTAAggattttagatttaaaatgtgcCTTAATGCGTATGAGATGCTATAATAAATTAAGATCTATCATTGTTTCTggtttaaaacaaaagcaggttGAAGAGAGTCAAAtctgtgcttttgtttcttttatgtatTGACATATAGATACGGATTCGAGTGTTGGATAAAAAGGGGCGAGTTTatcattttagtttagttttttttttcttttgtaatttttattgTATGTTCACCAGTTTACATTTATCTGCGCTGGTATTACTTCAAATAACGTGCCACTAATTAAACCGAGTCTAACTACAGCATGACAGCATTGATTTTCAGGTATTTTTGCACAGTTGTGCTTTTTTGAAGCCTTAAAAAACCCATGAGAAGCCACCTGTTGTAgatttgtgtgtgatttaatgATGCAAATGTGATATAAAGTTTAAAATCAATAATATAATGCATAATATAATTATTTCATAATTATTGTTGCAATTCTATCTAATTGTCAAACCAGTTTAAGCGTTTGTTATATCAGCCTGCCCGCAAACTCTTCCACTACATCACTATAGACAGTTTATATACAGCTTTTTATAAATATGTCAGAGTAGAGAGACAAAAACCAATTAACCTGTAATTATGCACATCTCAACTTATCAATTATAATGCAAATCCAGCCGTGTACCAGTTATATGCCACATCTTCAGCCTCTCTTGTATTCTCCTTCCTTGTCAAATCAGTGCGACAGAAAGGCAACTGCCTTGACCCTCAAAGCGTGAGACACAATGTGTAAATATGCTTCGTCTTCCATGATGCTTTATGTCTGATGCTGTTGTATTTTTGCTACTGTTATTTCTCATCATGGATGACAATCACAGTGATttttacaataataaaacagGATTTTTTGACCAATTGTTGAGGTTGTCTTTTTGTGTCTCCTCCACTTGTCATAATTATGTTCTGTTGGCTTCTTTGTTGCAATCTTCCTTTGAGGCTTGTAGACAAATAGAGGTGGATtagcaaatgtttttaaattttgtgcTTCGGCCAAAACATGATATCTACCTGTTACATTGTGAAATTGCAAATAATTCCTATAATAGTTCATAAAAAGCACAGACAAGGCTCTACTTCCTAAGGACACTTAAGGAAGCTACATTTCAGAGCCAAATTCTTGGCAACTTTTATGGAGGAGTGActgaaagcatcctgactggaaacatcacaaaccgGTATGGTTTGTGCACGGCCCGGGACAGGAAGGCTCCGCAGTGGGTCATTAAAACCGCCCAGAACATTATAcaataacacaaataacacaGAATATGAAGCACTTCAGTACTACATTCAGTTTGCAAACCGATAACTGTCATTTACAGGTGTCACTGAGTCACTGGACTGCTGACAATCCATGTCAATGTCAATTTAGAGTGCATGACGAAAGCATAACAAACATTAATACGTGCCCAGTCGGATGAATTCAAATAACGGATATGTTGCAATATGTATGTGTCATATTGAGGATACGACAATACGCGCCGGATCACGTTCACACACTGGTGgactttttcatgtttgaataaaCTCTATGAAAGAGCCCTTTTGGATGCCTCTAAAAGGCGATACGGTGCCCTCCAGCGTGCCCCTCCAGCAGACACATATGTGGTAAAAGTGCCTCTCTTCACTACAAACACTTCACGACTTTCTGTGGCGCTCAACAGCAAGCAACCGCTGCGTTCACATGTGTGcgagctgactttcatgttggGAAGTGGAGGGGACGGCGGGGTCGTGACAGCTGCTGGCTGCCGAGCCAGAGGCCGCAGTTCAAGTTGCCATTTAAGTGTCAAACCGCTGCATTTTTTTCGACATGATGTTGGGACATTTCCAGGCCATGTCTGTGGCTACAAAGACAGGTACTTTAAGATAAGGATTATATCTTCCTAATCCTAGACgggtgttttttgtgccttaaaCTAACCAGACCATATGTACAGTGCTGTCACAACATACAAAATACTACTGGAATTTtaattgccaacatttattctggtgatgaTGGGTTGTGGTAGGCACAGGTCCTCAAGTCATCAAGAGACTCCAGTCTAGATATGCGCAGCTGTTCAGAGTGGGCTGTAGTCCTCCTCTGCATCGTAATGGTTCTCCTGGTGTCCTGGCAGGGTCATGTGGACGGGCGACGGAATCGGAGAAGGAAGGGAGAGGCGGTGGAACGGTGACGCGGGCGCAGCGtggggtgggggaggagggaaagagtcggagtgtgagagggagggaggcagggagtTGGAGTGCGTGAGCCTCGGCATGGAGGCCGACAACGCTGCAGACGGGGGCTCGTAGTAGGGGGACAGGTGGGAGATCCGCGGGGGGGACGGGGGACAGGCCAGGGGGGTGGCCGGGTTGTAATAAGGTGGCAGGAGCCCCACGAAGTTAAAGCTGCAGGCGTTGAGGCCGGAGGTGCGCCTGGGTCCCACCATCAGGACCTTCTTGGTGTAGTTGTTGAGGGTGGAGACGCCGGCTGACATGCAGATAGTGAAGGCGAGCCAGGCAACActgatggagacacagagggaacAGGAAGGGTTGGTAACATCTGTGTAGAAGGTGTGTACTCCTGTGTAACCTGGTCCACTGCGCAGCGGGTCCGTTCACACTTTGGCCCGAGAAAAAATGCAACAAGCCGGAACAGTGGAAAAGTGCGatttacttctgtttttcttaagtttttcagccaaaacaaacaactcaaacaaGTATCTAAGCACAACGCAATAACAtccaggacacacacaaatac contains:
- the LOC119014575 gene encoding epithelial membrane protein 2-like isoform X2; the protein is MLILLAAIFALHIIGIILLLVATIDNAWWMTNSISTDVWGRWIQTNGVWNLTDLPEGSHYPQDYLQAVQASSVLACIFSILGIFVFLAQLFTLTKGQRFTISGIFQLLACLCIMIAASIYTDRFHIDEKDGWYGHSYILAWIAFGFTFISSITYFVLRKKTA
- the LOC119014575 gene encoding epithelial membrane protein 2-like isoform X1, producing MQLKWCIQIKTAERSDCSLYQRLDLLSGQIHLYEGLLKWNGCSTVTMLILLAAIFALHIIGIILLLVATIDNAWWMTNSISTDVWGRWIQTNGVWNLTDLPEGSHYPQDYLQAVQASSVLACIFSILGIFVFLAQLFTLTKGQRFTISGIFQLLACLCIMIAASIYTDRFHIDEKDGWYGHSYILAWIAFGFTFISSITYFVLRKKTA